Proteins from a genomic interval of Mycobacterium conspicuum:
- a CDS encoding BlaI/MecI/CopY family transcriptional regulator: protein MAKLTRLGDLERAVMDHLWSTPEPQTVRQVHEALSAQRDLAYTTIMTVLQRLAKKNLVSQLRDDRAHRYAPVHGRDELVAGLMVDALAQAEDKGGRQAALVNFVERVGADEADALRRALAELEAAQRNTPSVGVTAEE from the coding sequence ATGGCCAAGCTGACGCGGCTCGGAGATTTAGAACGCGCTGTCATGGACCACCTCTGGTCCACGCCGGAGCCGCAGACGGTCCGGCAGGTGCATGAAGCGCTGTCGGCACAACGCGACCTCGCCTACACGACGATCATGACCGTGCTGCAGCGGCTGGCGAAAAAGAATCTGGTGTCGCAGCTGCGCGACGACCGCGCCCACCGCTACGCCCCCGTGCACGGCCGCGACGAACTGGTGGCCGGGCTGATGGTGGACGCGCTGGCCCAGGCCGAGGACAAGGGGGGCAGGCAGGCCGCGCTGGTGAATTTCGTCGAGCGTGTCGGCGCCGACGAGGCCGACGCGCTGCGCCGCGCCCTCGCGGAATTGGAAGCCGCGCAACGTAATACGCCGTCGGTTGGCGTTACTGCGGAGGAGTAA